In Desulfomicrobium apsheronum, a single window of DNA contains:
- the rpsB gene encoding 30S ribosomal protein S2, whose protein sequence is MAYVSMKQMLETGVHFGHQTRRWNPKMRPFIFGARKGIHIIDLQQTVKLYRKAHDFIADTVARGGKIIFVGTKRQAQDVIKTEAERCGMYHVTNRWLGGTLTNYQTIRTSITRLKKLETMFEDGSVSRFLKKEVVRMEREVTKLNLTLGGIKDMEEPPAAAFIIDPHREEIAVKECRKLGIPIVAVVDTNCDPDLIDYIIPGNDDAIRAIKLFAGAMADACMEGAASTKDAVEEPKTTKVPEVELPAGSAEPESVDTDEEV, encoded by the coding sequence ATGGCTTATGTAAGTATGAAACAGATGCTGGAAACCGGAGTCCACTTCGGCCACCAGACCCGCCGCTGGAACCCCAAGATGCGCCCCTTCATTTTCGGCGCGCGCAAGGGCATTCATATCATCGACCTGCAGCAGACCGTGAAGCTGTACCGCAAGGCCCACGATTTCATCGCGGATACCGTTGCACGCGGCGGAAAGATCATTTTTGTCGGCACCAAGCGCCAGGCCCAGGACGTGATCAAGACCGAAGCCGAGCGCTGCGGCATGTACCACGTCACCAACCGCTGGCTCGGCGGCACGCTGACCAACTACCAGACCATCCGCACCAGCATCACCCGCCTGAAGAAGCTTGAAACCATGTTCGAAGACGGCTCTGTTAGCCGCTTCCTGAAAAAGGAAGTCGTGCGCATGGAACGCGAAGTCACCAAGCTGAACCTGACCCTGGGCGGCATCAAAGATATGGAAGAGCCGCCTGCGGCCGCCTTCATCATCGATCCGCATCGCGAAGAGATCGCCGTCAAGGAATGCCGCAAGCTCGGTATCCCGATCGTGGCCGTGGTCGATACCAACTGCGATCCCGACCTGATTGACTATATCATCCCCGGCAACGACGACGCCATCCGCGCCATCAAGCTTTTTGCCGGCGCAATGGCCGATGCATGCATGGAAGGCGCCGCCAGCACCAAGGACGCCGTGGAAGAGCCCAAGACCACCAAGGTTCCCGAAGTTGAGCTTCCGGCCGGTTCCGCAGAGCCAGAATCCGTAGATACAGACGAAGAGGTATAA
- the tsf gene encoding translation elongation factor Ts → MSITAAMVKDLRERTGVGMMDCKKALTECDGDEEKAIAWLREKGLSKAAKKAGRATSEGLVTVVVAADGKSAAMSELKCETDFVSKNEEFIALAEVLANLALEKKTDDLEALPAEASDLTGLIGKIGENMQVGRLAYVSFTGDGAIGTYVHSTKKLGVLVELSGQVTPELAKDVAMQIAAANPLCVGPDQIPAETLAQEKEIYLNQAKEEGKPAQIAEKIVEGRIRKFYQEVCLREQLFIKDDKKTIKDLLGKNADIVRFFRFAIGA, encoded by the coding sequence ATGAGCATTACCGCAGCGATGGTTAAGGACCTGCGCGAACGCACCGGCGTGGGCATGATGGATTGCAAAAAGGCACTGACCGAATGCGATGGCGACGAAGAAAAGGCCATTGCATGGCTTCGCGAAAAGGGGCTGTCCAAGGCCGCCAAGAAAGCGGGCCGCGCCACTTCCGAGGGCCTCGTGACCGTTGTCGTCGCCGCTGACGGCAAGTCCGCCGCCATGAGCGAACTCAAGTGCGAGACCGATTTCGTGTCCAAGAACGAGGAATTCATTGCCCTGGCTGAAGTCCTGGCCAATCTCGCGCTCGAAAAGAAGACCGACGACCTGGAAGCGCTGCCTGCCGAAGCCTCCGATCTGACTGGCCTCATCGGCAAGATCGGCGAGAACATGCAGGTCGGCCGCCTGGCCTACGTGTCCTTCACCGGCGACGGAGCCATCGGCACGTATGTCCACTCCACCAAGAAGCTTGGCGTCCTGGTCGAACTGTCCGGTCAGGTCACTCCCGAGCTGGCCAAGGACGTGGCCATGCAGATCGCGGCCGCCAATCCCCTTTGCGTCGGCCCGGATCAGATCCCGGCCGAAACCCTGGCCCAGGAGAAGGAAATCTACCTGAACCAGGCCAAGGAAGAAGGCAAGCCGGCCCAGATCGCCGAGAAAATCGTCGAGGGGCGCATCCGCAAGTTCTATCAGGAAGTGTGTCTGCGCGAACAGCTCTTCATCAAGGACGACAAGAAGACCATCAAGGATCTTCTTGGAAAAAACGCCGATATTGTCCGGTTCTTCCGGTTCGCCATCGGCGCATAA
- the pyrH gene encoding UMP kinase, translating to MEKLRYGRVMLKLSGEALAGEQGFGIEPQTIQSICRELAEAASMGVQLSMVIGGGNIFRGISVSSKGMDRASADYMGMLATVMNALAVQDALEKLGITTRVMTAIDMKEVAEPYIRRRAIRHLEKGRVVICAAGTGIPYFTTDTAAALRAMELKCEAILKATRVNGVYDKDPEKHSDAVMFNKLTYLDVLQRRLKVMDSAAISLCMDNKLPIGVFNLFVPGNIQRVVRGEEVGTIVQGE from the coding sequence ATGGAGAAACTCCGATACGGCAGAGTAATGCTCAAGCTGAGCGGAGAGGCCCTGGCCGGAGAGCAGGGCTTCGGCATCGAACCCCAGACCATTCAATCCATCTGTCGTGAACTTGCCGAGGCGGCCTCCATGGGCGTGCAGCTCAGCATGGTCATCGGCGGCGGCAACATTTTTCGTGGAATTTCCGTCTCCTCCAAGGGCATGGACCGCGCCTCGGCCGACTACATGGGCATGCTGGCCACGGTCATGAATGCCCTGGCGGTTCAGGACGCCCTGGAAAAACTGGGCATCACGACCCGCGTCATGACCGCCATCGACATGAAGGAAGTGGCCGAGCCCTACATCAGGCGCCGCGCCATCCGTCATCTCGAAAAAGGCCGCGTGGTCATCTGCGCAGCCGGTACGGGCATTCCCTATTTCACAACGGATACAGCGGCGGCGCTCAGGGCCATGGAACTCAAGTGCGAGGCGATCCTTAAGGCCACCAGGGTCAACGGCGTCTACGACAAGGATCCCGAAAAACATTCCGACGCCGTCATGTTCAACAAACTGACCTATCTGGACGTGCTGCAGCGTCGCCTCAAGGTCATGGATTCCGCGGCCATATCCCTTTGCATGGACAACAAACTCCCCATCGGGGTCTTCAACCTCTTTGTGCCCGGCAATATCCAGCGGGTGGTCAGAGGCGAGGAAGTCGGAACAATTGTTCAAGGAGAATGA
- the frr gene encoding ribosome recycling factor codes for MEKHTQDCTNRMQKSIDSLEKDFSKLRTGRASTALVDSIRVDYYGTPTPLNQVASVSIPDSRTISISPWDRSAFNSIEKAIMKSDLGLTPINDGRAIRINIPVLTEERRKDLVKMAKKYTEDAKVAIRNVRRDVNDALKKMHTAKEISEDDLHKGQDEVQKTTDNFVKKADAVFTEKEKEIMEI; via the coding sequence ATGGAAAAGCACACACAGGATTGCACCAACAGGATGCAGAAAAGCATCGACAGTCTGGAAAAGGATTTCTCCAAGCTGCGCACCGGCCGGGCCTCTACGGCGCTGGTGGACAGCATCCGGGTCGATTACTACGGCACCCCGACCCCGCTCAATCAGGTTGCCTCCGTATCCATCCCGGACAGCCGCACCATTTCCATTTCCCCCTGGGATCGCAGCGCCTTCAACAGCATCGAGAAGGCCATCATGAAGTCGGACCTGGGACTCACTCCCATCAACGACGGCCGCGCCATTCGCATCAACATCCCGGTTCTGACCGAGGAACGCCGCAAGGACCTGGTCAAGATGGCCAAAAAATACACCGAAGATGCCAAGGTCGCCATCCGCAACGTGCGCCGGGACGTCAACGACGCCCTGAAGAAAATGCACACCGCCAAGGAAATCAGCGAAGACGATCTGCACAAGGGCCAGGACGAGGTCCAGAAGACCACCGACAACTTCGTGAAGAAGGCTGACGCGGTCTTTACCGAAAAAGAAAAGGAAATCATGGAGATCTAG
- the uppS gene encoding polyprenyl diphosphate synthase: MPPLNHLAIIMDGNGRWARARGLDRSAGHKAGTETAREIVKECRKLGIPYLTLYTFSKENWSRPKQEVSFLFGLLKDFLTAELPSLLEQSIRLNVLGDLDELPLPTRQVLRHAMEKTATCSAMNLNLALNYSGRLEILRACQALVKKQVNPSELTEEMFAGELYTSGMPDPDLILRTSGELRLSNYLLFQSAYSELYFSAVPWPDFHVGELHAALEDYASRQRRFGTTGEETA; the protein is encoded by the coding sequence ATGCCACCGCTCAATCATCTCGCCATCATCATGGACGGCAACGGCCGCTGGGCTCGCGCCAGGGGTCTTGACCGCAGCGCCGGCCACAAGGCCGGCACCGAAACCGCCCGCGAAATCGTCAAGGAATGCCGAAAACTCGGCATTCCCTACCTGACGCTCTACACCTTCTCCAAGGAGAACTGGTCCAGGCCCAAACAGGAGGTCAGTTTTCTGTTTGGCCTGCTCAAGGACTTTTTGACCGCGGAGCTTCCCTCCCTGCTGGAACAGTCCATCCGACTGAACGTGCTCGGAGATCTGGACGAGCTGCCCCTGCCCACCAGACAAGTGCTGCGCCACGCCATGGAAAAAACCGCCACCTGCTCGGCCATGAACCTGAACCTGGCCCTCAACTATTCGGGACGGCTTGAAATTCTGCGTGCCTGCCAGGCCTTGGTGAAGAAGCAGGTTAACCCGTCGGAACTGACCGAGGAGATGTTCGCCGGCGAACTCTACACCTCGGGCATGCCCGACCCGGATCTGATCCTGCGCACCAGCGGCGAACTGCGGCTTAGCAACTATCTGCTCTTTCAAAGCGCCTACAGCGAGCTCTATTTCTCCGCCGTGCCCTGGCCGGACTTTCATGTCGGCGAACTGCACGCCGCACTGGAGGACTATGCGTCCCGTCAGCGCCGCTTCGGGACCACGGGGGAGGAGACCGCATGA
- a CDS encoding phosphatidate cytidylyltransferase — protein MKSPHFKRVLTSLLLLPLLGWAILSGDPVLSIAITAVAGLGLMEFYAMFWPGREKPLWKALGLFFALGMVWAPLAWSGAALALVAMLVVAVSFLIAHDRGKSPDAFNDSQTLLFGLLYLPFILRLFRTISAPEIGLVLLTTFAADTGAYYAGSFIGGPKIWPSVSPKKTWAGSLGGLCASVLVCTAMGLSFGNAHWTSFALLGVALNIAAQIGDFFESALKRWRGIKDSGKILPGHGGILDRIDSLLFTLPLYCGLTALFSFFA, from the coding sequence ATGAAAAGTCCGCATTTCAAACGCGTCCTGACCTCCCTATTGCTGCTGCCCCTGCTCGGCTGGGCCATCTTGAGCGGGGACCCGGTCCTGAGCATCGCCATCACGGCCGTGGCCGGTCTTGGGCTCATGGAATTCTATGCCATGTTCTGGCCGGGACGGGAGAAGCCTCTCTGGAAGGCCCTTGGTCTCTTCTTTGCCCTGGGCATGGTCTGGGCGCCCCTGGCCTGGAGCGGCGCGGCCCTGGCTTTAGTAGCCATGCTGGTCGTGGCCGTTTCGTTTCTGATCGCCCACGACAGAGGAAAATCTCCCGACGCCTTTAATGACAGTCAGACACTGCTCTTCGGCCTTCTGTACCTGCCCTTTATCCTGCGTCTGTTCCGGACCATCTCCGCGCCGGAGATCGGACTCGTGCTGCTGACCACCTTCGCCGCCGACACCGGTGCCTACTATGCGGGAAGCTTCATCGGCGGCCCCAAGATCTGGCCTTCGGTCAGCCCGAAAAAAACCTGGGCGGGTAGCCTTGGAGGCCTCTGCGCGAGCGTCCTGGTCTGCACGGCCATGGGCCTTTCCTTTGGCAACGCGCACTGGACGAGCTTCGCCTTGCTTGGCGTGGCCCTGAACATTGCCGCGCAGATTGGCGACTTTTTCGAATCCGCCCTGAAACGCTGGCGCGGGATAAAGGACTCCGGCAAGATTTTGCCCGGGCACGGCGGGATTCTGGATCGCATCGACAGCCTGCTCTTCACCCTTCCCCTGTACTGCGGGCTGACCGCCTTGTTCTCCTTTTTCGCCTGA
- the dxr gene encoding 1-deoxy-D-xylulose-5-phosphate reductoisomerase, whose product MKYISGLSSPVFDRPGQRTLAILGSTGSIGTSALKVVAKNRDDLDVVALAGARNIKLLARQAEIFRPKYLGVLNKEKADELSALLPEGYNPRILVGQEGYTTMATLPEADLILAAQVGAAGLVPAMAAAKAGKVLCLANKEALVLAGDLFRSVCQASGAVILPVDSEHNALFQAFTGHEGRQACRLILTASGGPFRTKSLHEIQAVTPAQALRHPNWSMGAKISIDSATMMNKGLEIIEAVHLYGASLDEVDVVVHPQSIVHSLVEYEDGSQLGHLGMPDMEIPIGYCLGYPKRLHIGLERLDLARIGTLTFETPDPLRFPCLNLAREALLAGPSHPVVLNAANEIAVQAFLDGRISFPGIARLIEMMLGKHSLTLMHDLGDILDLDAQTRTRSEEAIGKGEW is encoded by the coding sequence ATGAAGTACATTTCAGGCCTCTCATCCCCGGTTTTCGACCGCCCCGGCCAGCGCACCCTCGCCATTCTGGGCAGCACCGGGTCCATTGGCACAAGCGCGCTCAAGGTCGTGGCCAAGAACCGCGACGACCTTGATGTCGTGGCCCTGGCCGGAGCCAGGAACATAAAGCTGCTGGCCAGGCAGGCCGAAATCTTCCGTCCGAAATACCTGGGTGTCCTGAACAAGGAAAAAGCAGACGAACTCTCCGCCCTGCTCCCTGAAGGTTACAACCCGCGCATTCTCGTTGGACAGGAAGGGTACACGACCATGGCCACCCTGCCCGAGGCCGACCTCATCCTGGCCGCCCAGGTCGGCGCGGCCGGGTTGGTCCCGGCCATGGCCGCAGCCAAAGCTGGCAAGGTGCTGTGCCTGGCCAACAAGGAGGCCCTCGTTCTTGCCGGAGACCTTTTCCGCAGTGTCTGCCAGGCCAGCGGTGCCGTCATTCTTCCCGTGGACTCGGAACACAACGCCCTTTTTCAGGCCTTCACGGGCCATGAGGGCAGACAGGCCTGCCGCCTGATCTTGACCGCGTCAGGCGGACCGTTTCGCACAAAAAGCCTGCATGAAATCCAGGCCGTGACTCCTGCTCAGGCCCTGAGGCACCCAAACTGGTCCATGGGCGCGAAAATTTCCATCGACTCCGCGACCATGATGAACAAGGGTCTTGAGATCATCGAGGCCGTGCATCTTTACGGCGCGTCTCTGGATGAGGTGGACGTAGTGGTACATCCCCAGTCCATCGTCCACTCCCTGGTCGAGTACGAAGACGGCTCGCAGTTGGGCCACCTTGGCATGCCGGACATGGAGATCCCTATCGGCTACTGCCTCGGCTATCCCAAAAGGCTGCACATCGGCCTTGAGCGCCTCGATCTGGCCCGGATCGGCACCCTGACTTTCGAGACTCCCGATCCGCTGCGCTTTCCCTGTCTGAATCTGGCGCGCGAGGCGCTCTTAGCCGGTCCCAGCCACCCCGTGGTGCTCAATGCCGCCAATGAAATCGCGGTTCAGGCATTTCTTGACGGGCGCATCTCTTTTCCGGGCATTGCCCGGCTCATCGAAATGATGCTTGGCAAACATTCCTTGACCTTGATGCATGATCTGGGGGACATTTTGGACCTTGATGCGCAAACACGAACTCGGTCCGAAGAGGCCATAGGAAAAGGCGAATGGTAA
- the rseP gene encoding RIP metalloprotease RseP, producing MVTSILAVVVVLGGLIFFHELGHFVVARSLGMGVSVFSLGFGTRLFGFTRGKTDYRVCAFPLGGYVQLVGESVDAELPEGFGPEESFSRRPPWQRMLVVLAGPVFNFILAWFIFWGLAYSQGAQELLPVIGQVTNSSAAEEAGIVPGDQIIEIDGVRIEVWEDLVDRIEANEGDSMFLTVQRGSELFSVHVTPRLQEKRNLFGEIKTMPMLGIAPKGEILSRELGFFDAAVQGARQIWEVSGLMVMGIVKLIERVIPMSDMGGVILITEMIHKEAQNGIVNLLALTALISINLGILNLLPIPVLDGGHILFFFLETVTGKPLSPRVQQFALKIGMMLLLMLMILATFNDILRHFR from the coding sequence ATGGTAACCAGTATTCTGGCTGTGGTTGTGGTCCTTGGCGGACTGATCTTCTTTCATGAGTTGGGCCACTTCGTGGTCGCTCGCAGCCTCGGCATGGGAGTGAGCGTCTTTTCCCTGGGATTCGGGACGCGGCTTTTCGGCTTCACCCGGGGCAAGACGGACTACCGAGTCTGCGCCTTTCCCCTGGGCGGCTACGTGCAGCTCGTGGGCGAATCCGTCGATGCCGAACTTCCCGAAGGATTTGGCCCGGAGGAATCATTTTCGCGCAGACCGCCCTGGCAACGCATGCTGGTCGTGCTGGCCGGGCCCGTGTTCAACTTCATCCTGGCCTGGTTCATTTTCTGGGGCTTGGCCTACAGCCAGGGCGCGCAGGAGCTGTTGCCCGTCATCGGCCAGGTGACCAACTCAAGCGCGGCCGAAGAGGCCGGCATCGTCCCCGGAGATCAGATCATCGAAATCGACGGAGTACGGATCGAGGTCTGGGAAGACCTGGTCGATCGCATCGAAGCCAATGAAGGCGATTCGATGTTCCTGACCGTGCAACGGGGCAGCGAGCTCTTTTCCGTGCACGTCACCCCGCGATTGCAGGAAAAGCGCAATCTGTTCGGCGAAATCAAGACCATGCCCATGCTCGGCATCGCTCCCAAGGGCGAAATCCTGAGTCGCGAGCTTGGATTTTTTGACGCCGCAGTTCAGGGCGCCCGCCAAATCTGGGAAGTCAGCGGATTGATGGTCATGGGTATCGTCAAGCTCATCGAGCGGGTCATCCCCATGTCGGACATGGGCGGGGTCATCCTCATCACCGAGATGATCCACAAGGAAGCGCAAAACGGCATCGTCAACCTGCTGGCACTGACCGCGCTGATCAGCATCAACCTTGGGATCCTGAACCTGCTGCCCATCCCGGTCCTGGACGGAGGGCACATCCTGTTCTTTTTCCTGGAAACCGTCACCGGCAAACCGCTTAGTCCGCGCGTTCAGCAATTTGCCCTGAAGATAGGCATGATGCTGCTGCTCATGCTCATGATCCTGGCCACATTCAATGATATCCTCCGACACTTCAGGTAG
- the tsaB gene encoding tRNA (adenosine(37)-N6)-threonylcarbamoyltransferase complex dimerization subunit type 1 TsaB gives MISSDTSGSRYLALNCAEERIQVVLGSPCEVMFSEEILCPGQSIRHLPTAIARALGVPSMGAAELSGIACVRGPGSFTGLRIAHAAMHGLSRPHAIPMAGLQYPQILAAQAEPFVGGTELWILTYARKGQVYIQGFKAGMPLAPVRPLPVPRAYELLQSRPADIFLLGSGLRKNPELSALPKATALPQFLDTPLPSILLAAACAAEYSSRAPQPLYLRKSDAEDNLESIASSRGIPAAEARKHIPDFE, from the coding sequence ATGATATCCTCCGACACTTCAGGTAGCCGCTATCTCGCGCTGAACTGCGCCGAGGAACGCATTCAGGTTGTCCTTGGCAGCCCGTGCGAGGTCATGTTCAGCGAGGAGATTCTCTGCCCCGGGCAATCCATCCGCCATCTGCCCACGGCCATTGCGCGCGCCCTTGGAGTTCCGTCCATGGGGGCCGCCGAGCTTTCTGGCATCGCCTGTGTGCGCGGGCCGGGATCGTTCACGGGCCTGCGCATCGCCCACGCGGCCATGCACGGGCTGTCGCGTCCGCACGCCATCCCCATGGCCGGGCTGCAATATCCGCAAATCCTGGCCGCCCAGGCCGAACCATTTGTGGGCGGCACTGAACTCTGGATCCTGACCTACGCCCGCAAGGGGCAGGTCTACATCCAGGGCTTCAAGGCCGGCATGCCCCTGGCTCCTGTCCGGCCGCTGCCGGTTCCCAGGGCTTACGAACTGCTGCAGTCACGTCCGGCGGACATCTTCCTGCTCGGCAGCGGCCTGCGCAAAAATCCCGAACTGTCGGCCTTGCCGAAGGCCACGGCCTTGCCTCAATTTCTCGATACGCCCCTACCGTCCATCCTACTGGCCGCCGCATGCGCGGCGGAGTATTCAAGCCGGGCGCCCCAGCCTTTGTATCTTCGCAAGTCCGACGCCGAGGACAATCTGGAATCCATCGCCAGCTCGCGCGGCATTCCCGCCGCCGAGGCCCGCAAGCACATCCCCGATTTCGAATAA
- a CDS encoding flagellin produces the protein MSLIINHNLMAMNANRNLASAYGNLSTSVSRLSSGLRITSAADDAAGLAIRELMRADIASLNQGVRNANDAISMIQTADGALGVIDEKLIRMKELATQAATGTYASDQRLIIDSEYQAMASEITRIANATDFNGIYLLNGNLSASSTNAAVANWGNEHKGGGLASTGPLKVHFGTGNDSAEDYYYIAIGNSTASALGVGNASDAARANGTGNAASGGYSISTQQGAQEALAALNSAITSKDNIRANLGALQNRLENTITNLQIQAENLQAAESQISDADVATEMTNFVRNQILTQSAVAMLSQANSLPQMALQLMQG, from the coding sequence ATGTCACTCATTATCAACCACAACCTGATGGCCATGAACGCGAACCGCAACCTGGCATCCGCGTACGGCAACCTGTCGACATCCGTCAGCCGCCTGTCTTCGGGCCTGCGCATCACCTCCGCCGCCGACGACGCGGCAGGCCTCGCCATTCGCGAGCTCATGCGTGCGGATATCGCATCCCTGAACCAGGGTGTCAGAAACGCCAATGACGCCATCTCCATGATCCAGACCGCCGACGGCGCCCTTGGCGTCATCGACGAAAAGCTGATCCGCATGAAGGAACTGGCCACCCAGGCGGCCACCGGCACCTACGCTTCGGACCAGCGTCTGATCATCGACTCGGAGTACCAGGCCATGGCCTCGGAAATCACCCGAATCGCCAACGCCACGGACTTCAACGGAATTTACCTGCTGAACGGCAACCTCTCCGCGTCCAGCACAAACGCGGCAGTGGCGAATTGGGGCAATGAGCACAAGGGCGGCGGATTGGCCTCAACCGGCCCCCTGAAGGTTCACTTTGGCACGGGCAACGACTCTGCGGAAGATTACTACTACATCGCCATCGGCAACTCCACCGCCTCGGCCTTGGGAGTAGGCAACGCTTCAGACGCCGCCAGGGCCAACGGAACCGGCAACGCGGCATCTGGAGGCTACAGCATCTCCACCCAGCAGGGCGCCCAGGAAGCCTTGGCGGCCCTCAACTCGGCCATCACCTCCAAGGACAACATCCGAGCCAACCTCGGCGCCTTGCAGAACCGTCTTGAGAACACCATCACCAACCTGCAGATCCAGGCAGAGAACCTGCAGGCAGCCGAGTCCCAGATCTCCGATGCCGACGTCGCCACGGAAATGACCAACTTCGTGCGCAACCAGATTCTGACCCAGTCCGCGGTGGCCATGCTTTCCCAGGCCAACAGCCTGCCACAGATGGCCTTGCAGCTCATGCAGGGATAG
- the fliD gene encoding flagellar filament capping protein FliD: protein MADDLTSSLISGAIRFTGLGSGTDFDAMVTKLIEVEQTRTKRLEYWRAGWEAKSEAFDSLSSNMLSLKSSLDTMNTTDEFLIKNAISSNTTAVTAKAGSNAEESTHQVDVLSLATNDMHMGAVIFSSPDEVISGGAAGTFVFTAGSRQVSVNVTSTTTLNQFASLINSDADNRNYVRASVVNDGSGYRLQIRGMDLGAGNDFIVDESSTSANLLTNFSQSQFIETQNAANAKLRVDGFPLTPTATQEILKATFTGKTTADTITTTDGTFKFAYDGTLYSVAVAAADTYADLAGKINTAVGTPIATAEDVSGNVELTLKGAAGSDKQISIINSPGTTVGELQPAAFTQIQGATDGYFERNSNSISDIISGVTLNLASIGSSTITTSLDPEAVAEKVQTFVEAVNSVLQEIKDQTQVTTVGENVSGSLLTGNYGMQMIQQKLKNILAEKGVGFDYDMDPIVSLGSVGITTDTSQGSPTFGLLIFDPGAFSAALNTDPDAVARLFSADQYPSTKEIVNGIAVESSNFNFDSSIKGVTQAGEYSVNYTVDAGGNISAASINGYPASIDGTKLVAMGDGNAARGLSIEVINLTAGSYSGTVQIKSGKTQELIDELKRLTDPTTGTLEVLKDNYQDIMDSIDDKIAYEERRLTLLERNLRLRFAKLEGVLGTYNNISTQISSQISSLSGK from the coding sequence ATGGCTGATGACCTGACCAGTTCGCTTATTTCCGGAGCCATCCGCTTCACGGGCCTCGGGTCCGGGACGGACTTCGACGCCATGGTGACCAAGCTCATCGAAGTCGAACAAACCCGAACCAAGCGGCTCGAGTACTGGCGGGCGGGGTGGGAAGCAAAGAGCGAGGCCTTTGATTCGCTCTCTTCGAACATGCTTTCCCTCAAGTCGTCCCTGGATACCATGAACACCACGGACGAGTTCCTGATCAAAAATGCGATCTCTTCCAACACCACCGCCGTGACCGCAAAGGCGGGCAGCAACGCGGAAGAAAGTACCCACCAGGTGGATGTGCTGTCCCTGGCGACCAACGACATGCACATGGGGGCGGTAATTTTTTCCTCCCCGGATGAAGTCATCAGTGGTGGCGCGGCGGGAACATTCGTCTTTACGGCCGGCTCAAGGCAGGTCTCCGTCAACGTAACCAGCACCACGACCCTGAATCAGTTCGCCAGTCTCATCAACTCCGACGCGGATAATCGCAACTACGTACGTGCCAGCGTGGTCAACGACGGCAGCGGTTACCGGCTGCAAATTCGGGGCATGGATCTTGGCGCCGGCAACGACTTCATTGTCGATGAATCCTCGACCTCGGCCAACCTGCTCACAAATTTCAGCCAAAGTCAGTTCATTGAAACCCAGAATGCCGCCAACGCCAAGCTTCGGGTCGATGGCTTTCCTCTTACTCCCACAGCCACCCAAGAGATCCTGAAGGCCACCTTTACCGGCAAGACCACGGCGGACACCATAACCACCACCGACGGTACCTTCAAGTTCGCCTATGACGGAACGCTGTATTCCGTCGCCGTTGCGGCCGCGGACACCTACGCAGATCTGGCCGGCAAAATCAACACCGCCGTGGGCACCCCCATAGCCACGGCCGAGGACGTGTCCGGCAATGTCGAACTGACCCTGAAGGGCGCGGCGGGCTCGGACAAACAGATTTCCATCATCAATTCCCCCGGGACCACGGTCGGCGAACTTCAACCGGCAGCGTTCACGCAGATCCAGGGAGCCACCGACGGCTACTTCGAGCGTAACTCAAACTCCATCTCAGATATCATCTCCGGCGTGACCCTGAATCTGGCCAGCATCGGCAGCTCGACCATCACCACCAGCCTCGACCCGGAAGCGGTCGCCGAGAAGGTGCAGACCTTTGTCGAGGCCGTGAATTCGGTGCTGCAGGAGATCAAGGACCAGACCCAGGTCACGACAGTCGGTGAAAATGTTTCCGGGTCTCTTTTGACCGGCAACTACGGCATGCAGATGATTCAGCAGAAGCTCAAGAATATCCTGGCGGAAAAAGGAGTCGGGTTCGACTACGACATGGACCCCATCGTTTCCCTGGGCAGCGTGGGCATCACCACGGACACCAGCCAGGGCTCTCCGACTTTCGGCCTGCTCATTTTCGATCCCGGTGCCTTTTCCGCAGCCCTGAACACCGACCCCGACGCCGTGGCCCGTCTCTTCAGTGCCGACCAGTACCCGTCAACCAAGGAAATTGTGAACGGGATCGCGGTGGAATCCTCGAATTTCAATTTCGACTCGTCCATCAAGGGCGTGACCCAAGCCGGGGAGTATTCCGTAAACTATACCGTGGACGCCGGCGGCAACATCAGTGCCGCGAGCATCAACGGATACCCGGCCAGCATCGACGGCACAAAGCTCGTGGCCATGGGGGATGGAAATGCGGCGCGAGGCCTTTCCATTGAAGTCATCAACCTGACGGCCGGCTCCTATTCCGGCACGGTCCAGATCAAGTCCGGCAAGACCCAGGAACTGATTGACGAACTCAAAAGGTTGACAGACCCAACGACCGGAACCCTTGAAGTCCTCAAAGACAACTATCAGGACATCATGGATTCCATCGACGACAAGATCGCCTATGAAGAACGCCGCCTGACCCTCCTGGAAAGAAACCTGCGGCTGCGCTTTGCCAAGCTTGAAGGCGTTCTAGGTACGTACAACAACATTTCCACCCAGATCAGCTCGCAAATCAGCAGTTTGTCCGGCAAGTGA